One window of Triticum dicoccoides isolate Atlit2015 ecotype Zavitan chromosome 5A, WEW_v2.0, whole genome shotgun sequence genomic DNA carries:
- the LOC119299429 gene encoding universal stress protein YxiE-like produces MKVVVALDDSGGSHHALDWVLRSLFPAGDQPATEEARHELVLVHALEPLHHAMCPVGGPGSAVYGAPEIMQSVRAARKESARSLLDRARRVCHGRGVSAAAVLVEGESREALCRAAEDAGAGLLVVGSRGLGAVGRAFLGSVSDYCAHHASCPVMVVRPPPVDKDGQRTRSSPISCPSPCLQQGCLMAE; encoded by the exons ATGAAGGTGGTGGTCGCGCTGGATGACAGCGGCGGGAGCCACCACGCGCTAGACTGGGTGCTACGCTCCCTTTTCCCCGCCGGCGATCAGCCGGCTACGGAGGAGGCCCGGCATGAGCTCGTGCTCGTCCACGCCCTGGAGCCGCTCCACCACGCCATGTGCCCGGTCGGCGGGCCAG GGTCAGCGGTGTACGGCGCGCCGGAGATCATGCAGTCGGTGCGAGCGGCGCGCAAGGAGAGCGCGCGCAGCCTGCTCGACAGGGCCAGGCGGGTCTGCCACGGACGAGGG gtgagcgcggcggcggtgctggTGGAGGGGGAGTCGAGGGAGGCGCTGTGCCGCGCCGCGGAGGACGCGGGCGCCGGcctgctcgtcgtcggcagccgcggGCTCGGCGCCGTCGGGAG GGCGTTCCTGGGGAGCGTGAGCGACTACTGCGCGCACCACGCCAGCTGCCCCGTCATGGTGGTCCGGCCGCCGCCCGTCGACAAGGATGGCCAGCGGACGAGGTCATCTCCAATCAGCTGCCCGTCACCATGTTTACAACAGGGGTGCTTAATGGCGGAATGA